GTGACTTCGTCTTCCTGTCCTCGCCGGAAAGCTACTCCCTGCGGAGCACTCCGGAGGCCCCCGTGCGTCCCATGGAGTCGGTGGTCTCGCCCGAGACCTTCCAGCGCCTGCGGGCGATTACGTACGACGGAGAGGCCAGGGGCGGCAGCGGCACGTCCGTCTGCCTGATTGCCGGGTGCTTCACGTTCGCGACGCCCGAGAGCGAGTGGCTGGCCCGGCAGCTCCCTCCGGTCATTCACGTGTCTGCGTCCGGTGCGCACGCGCCCCAGCGGTTTCAATCCACGCTCCAGTTCATCGATGCCGAGCTCGCGGAGAACCTGCCGGGAGCTTCCGCGGTCGTGGACCGGCTGGCCGACGTGCTTTTCATCCAGGCCGTGCGCAGCCGGATCCGAGCCCCCTGCCGGGACGAGAGCCCGAGCTGGCTGCGTGCGCTGGCCGACCCGCGGATGGGCGAGGCGCTGCAGCTGATGCACACCGAGCCGGGCCATGCCTGGACGGTGCCGGAGCTCGCGCGCCGCGTCTCCATGTCGCGGTCCTCGTTCGCAGCGCGGTTCCGCGAGCTGGTGGGGGTAACGCCCCTCGAGCATCTGACTCACTGGAGGATGGTCCGCGCCGCGGGAATGATGCGGGAGGGACGTCCCGTGAAGCTGGCGGCCATCGCATCCGCCGTGGGGTACGAGTCCGAGGGTGCCTTCGGCAAGGTGTTCCAGCGGGTCATCGGCGTGTCCCCGGGGCGGTACCGCCAGGAGCACACGCAGGGCCCCCCGCGGGCAGCCACGGAGCACGTGACTGAACGCCACCGGCGGAAACACGCCCTGCTTCCACGAACCCGGGAAGCAGGGCCATGACCCCGGAAGGAATGAGCGGCGCTGCCGCCGCGACAGACGCCCGGCGAAGGCCATCCAGGAACCGGCCAAGCACCAGCTCCCACCCCTCAGCGGCACATGCACTTGATCCCGGCGACCTGGTCGGCGGCAATTCGGAATGCTGAAAGAGACGAAGCAGGTGCGGGGCCTGCTGACCATCGCCTATGTGACCGCCTACGCGAGCTTCCACGCAGTGTACGAGCGAGGCGGGCAGCGACTCAGGGCAGCAGCGCGCGAAGCCCCTCACGTAGCGCGGCGCCCCGCTCCTCCGCGGGGAGCGCGCGGCCTTCCTCATAGAGCTCCGCGAGCGGCACGCTCAACCGCCCGCCCGGCTGCTCCACGCTGAGCGCGAAGCGCGCCTCGTCTGCCATGATGACGAGACCGGGCCGCTCGGCAGTGGCGACG
This genomic window from Pyxidicoccus xibeiensis contains:
- a CDS encoding AraC family transcriptional regulator, coding for MDALSETVSLLRTRGQLYGRLEFTAPWGFEFPGGKGITLMVTRGSCFLGVDGQAPLVALAGGDFVFLSSPESYSLRSTPEAPVRPMESVVSPETFQRLRAITYDGEARGGSGTSVCLIAGCFTFATPESEWLARQLPPVIHVSASGAHAPQRFQSTLQFIDAELAENLPGASAVVDRLADVLFIQAVRSRIRAPCRDESPSWLRALADPRMGEALQLMHTEPGHAWTVPELARRVSMSRSSFAARFRELVGVTPLEHLTHWRMVRAAGMMREGRPVKLAAIASAVGYESEGAFGKVFQRVIGVSPGRYRQEHTQGPPRAATEHVTERHRRKHALLPRTREAGP